Genomic window (Mycolicibacterium smegmatis):
CGGTTCCGATATGGCATTGCAGGTGCACCACATCCAGGCCCGTGATGTCACCGAGTCGCGGTAGGTCGTACCGTACGACGCCGGAAAGATGTCGAGGATCGCTGAAGCTGTCGAGGTCGTATCCCCCAGGGCTCACGTGCAGCGGGACCCGGGCCTCCCAGTTGGCCAGGTTCAGTGTCCGCCAGTCTTCGACCACCCGAGGAGCTTCGCAGAGTCCTGGAGCGCTCGCACGTCATTTTGTCGGCGGCTCCCGGCCTTGGATAAGCCCAGTTGATCATCTGGCAATGCGATTAGCATCGCTTACGTGCAGATCGACGGTCAGCAACTCGCGGCCTTCGCCGCGGTGATCGAACTCGGCAGCTTCGACGCGGCCGCGGCCCGGCTGCATGTGACGCCGTCAGCGGTCAGCCAGCGCATCAAAGCACTGGAGCAGCGGGTCGGCCAGGTTCTGGTCGTGCGGGAAAAGCCATGCACGGCAACACCTGCCGGTGTCCCGCTGCTGCGGCTGGCTGCACAGACGGCGTTGCTGGAATCCGAGGCGCTGGCCGAGATGGGCGGTGGATCGTCGCACCGGCCACGAATGGCGTTGGCGGTCAACGCCGATTCGATGGCCTCGTGGTTCACCGGGGTGTTCCGGCGCCTGCCGGACGTCCTGTTCGACATCCGCATCGAGGACCAGGACCTGTCGGCGCGTTTCGTGCGCGAGGGCGTGGTGATGGGTGCGGTGACCACCGAGCGCACACCGGTGTCGGGGTGCCGCGTGCACCCACTGGGCGCCATGCGGTACAAACCGGTCGCCAGCGCCGAGTACACGGCCAGGTATCTGCCCGACGGATTCACCCGTGAGGCAGTGGCCGCGGCGCCCTCGCTGGCCTGGAATCGCGACGACCGCCTGCAGGATCAGCTGGTGCGCAAGGTGTTCCGTCGCGACATCACCCGGCCCGTGCACTTCATCCCGACCGCGGAGGGCTTCGGCGCGGCCGTGCGCGCCGGCCTGGGCTGGGGCATGTATCCCGAGGACCTCGTCGACGCGTCGTTCGTGCCGATCACCGAGCATCACCTGGACGTGCCGCTGTTCTGGCAGTGCTGGAAACTCGACAGCCCGTTGGTACAGGCGATCACCGACGCGGTGCTGGCGGCGAGTGCGCGCCTGCGCGGCCGTCGAACGGCCGCAGAACTCTAGCTGCGCTTGCGCACCAGTCGCGCCTCGAAGATCCCGAACAGCGAGTCGGTGAGCTTGCCCAGCCCGGCCAAAAGCCCGATGGCCAACAGCATGATGTCGGTGCGCCCGGTGTTCTGGCTGTCGATGAGCATGAAGCCCAAGCCCTTCGACGACGCGATCAGCTCGGCGGCGACCAGGAACAGCCACGCGTTGGCGAGTCCGAGTCGCAGGCCGTTCACCAGAGCGGGTGCCGCCGCGGGCAGCATCACCGTGGTCACCAGAGCCGCACCGCGACGTCCGTAGGCACGACCCACCTCGAGAAGCTGGGCGTCCACGTGTGAGAGGGCCGACGCCGTCGTCGTGTAGATCGGGAAGAACGCGCCGATCGCGACAAGCGTGACCTTCGGCGTCTCACCGATGCCGAACCACAACAGCAGCAACGGAACCCACGCCAGCGACGGCACCGTGCGCAACGCCGCGACCGTCGGCGCGAACAAGCGGCGCACAGTGGCCGACAGGCCGATCAGCGATCCGAGGACCAGTGCGACGGCCGCGCCCGCGAGATAGCCGGCGAACACACGCGACACACTGGTCTGCAGATGCGTCCACAGGTCGCCGCGACGCAACAACTCGCCGAGCGCCTCGAGCACGTCCCCGGGCGGGGGCAGCTGACTGGGGGAGAACGCCCCGCTCTTGGCGACCAGATGCCAGATCACCAGCAGCGCCACCGGAACGATCAAGCCCACCACGAACAGTGAGAGCTTGTTCAGCAGCGCTGCGCGGATTCTCAGTCCGCGTTCTGCGCGAACTGCGGATCCAGCAGCGTCCCCAGCGCCTCCTGGGCGGCCTGCTCGGATTTGATGTCTCCGTCGGCCACCGCGATCGGAACGATCTTCTCCAGCACGGTCTTCTGCGCCGCCCCCGGCACCGGGTCGATGTCCAGAGCCGTCCGCTCCATCTCCTCCTCGGCCACCGACTGGCTGATCTTCGCTTCCTGCGCCAGCAGCGTCGTCAGTTCGGCTGGGTGCTCCAGCGCCCATTTGCGGGCCTCCTCATAGCTGTTCACCACCGCCTGGACGGTGTCGGGATGCGCTGCGCTGAAGTCCTCGCGAACATTGAGCACCCCATAGGAATTGAACTCGGGATTGCGGTACAGCAGGCGGGCGCCCTGCTCCTGGACGGTCTGCGCCATGAACGGGTCCAGACCGGACCACGCGTCGACGTCACCGCGCTCGAGCGCCGTCTTGCCGTCCGCGTGCTGCAGATTCACGATCTCGACGTCGCTTGCCGAAAGACCGTTCGCATCGAGGGCCTGCAGCAGGAAGAAGTACGGATCGGTGCCCTTGGTCACCGCGATCTTCTTGCCCTTGAGGTCGGCCACCGACTTGACCGGTGAATCCTTGGCGACCACCAGTGCGGTCCATTCCGGCTGGCTGTAGACGTCGACCACCTTCAGCGGGGTGCCGTTGGCGCGGGCGACCAGCGCCGCCGAGCCCGCTGTCGACCCGAAGTCCAGCGCGTTCGAGCGCACTCCCTCGTTGGCCTTGTTGCTGCCCGCGGACAAGATCCAGGTGACGTTGTACCCCTGGTTCTCCAGCAGCTTCTGGTCACGCACGACCAGGCTCAACGGGTTGTAGTAGGCGTAGTCGAGCCGGATGTCCTTGTCCGACGACTCACTGCCCTCGGAACTGCAGGCGGCCGAGGTCGCGGCGAGGGCGACGGCCGTCAGCAATGTGGCCAAGTGACGAATTCTCATGTGTATTCCGCTTTCTCGGGCAGTGCGGCCTGGTTGTCCGGCCTGATGTCAGGTGGCTTCGGGTGCGGTGCGGGGGACGCCGAGTTCGTCGAGCAGCAGGTCGCGCAACTCGATGACGCGTGGGTCACCGCGGTCGCGCGGCTTGGGGATGGTCACATCGAACGACGCGGCCAGGCCCGCGGTGCCGTCGTTGTCGGCGCGCAGGAGCAGGACTCGGTCGGCGAGGATCACGGCCTCCTCGACATCGTGGGTCACGAGAATCGTGGTGGTGCCGGCTTCCTGCTGGACCTTGTCGAGCAGCATCTGCATCTGCAGCCGGGTGAGGGCGTCGAGTGCGGCCAGCGGTTCGTCGAGCAGCAGTACACGCGGACGCCGGGCCAGTGCGCGCGCCAGGCCTGCGCGCTGGGCCATGCCGCCGGAGACCTGCCGCGGACGGTGGTCGGCGAACTCCTGCAGGCCGACGACCTCGAGCCAGTGGCGCACTGTCTCGGCGCCTTCGGTTCGGCTCGTACCCCGAGGCAGCCCGTAGGCGACGTTGCCGGCCAGTGAGCGCCATGGGAACAACCGTGGTTCCTGGAACACGATGGCGCAGCGCGGATCGGTCTCGCGGATGGCGTCGCCGTCGATCTCGATGAGGCCTTCGGTGGGTAGGTCGAGGCCCGCGATGAGGCGCAGCAACGTCGATTTCCCGCTGCCCGACGATCCGAGCAGCGCGATGACCTCGCCCGGTTCGATCTCCAGGTCGATGTCACGCAACACCGTGTGTGTCCCGAAAGTCCGGCCCACGTTGCGCACCGAAACTCGTGCCGGCGCCAGGTCGGTCGAAGTCACCCGCGCAGGCTAGAGGCACCTCCGATCAAGGTCAAGATTTTTGCTACGGGAAATTTTCTGGTTTGCGCGGATTGCTACCGTCGGATCCATGGCAGCCGATCGAGGGCCCCGCACGCACCGCTACGAGGTCGAGGTGACCTGGACCGGCAACACCGGATCGGGGACGAGCGGATACCGCGCGTTCGAGCGTGACCACGAGGTCGCCGGGGTGGGTGTCACCGGCAAGCCGGTGATCGCCGGCAGCTCGGATCCGGCGTTCCGCGGCAAGGAACAGCGCTGGAATCCCGAAGAGCTTCTGGTGGCGAGCCTGTCGCAGTGCCACATGCTCTGGTACCTCGCGTTGTGTGCGCAGGCGGGGATCGTGGTGACGGCGTACCGCGACCGTCCCGCCGGGACGATGACCGAAAGCTCGGGCGGCAGTGGTGCATTCGTCGACGTGACGCTGCACCCCGAGGTCACGCTGGCCGACGGCTCGCGACGCGAGGACGCCGCTGCGCTGCACGAGAAGGCCCACGAGATGTGCTTCATCGCCAACTCGGTCAACTTCCCGGTGCGCGCCGAACCGGAATTCATCGTCGACTGATCGCATCAGGATCGGGCTGAGTTTTACTCTCCCCAACCTCCGGCGTCCCGGCATAGCCTCGCCGCTCGTGACTTCACCAGCCTTCACGCGCCGTCGGGCGCTGCAACTGCTCGGACTGGCCGGCGGCGCGGCCATGCTCGCTCCGGCCCTGGCGGCCTGCGGGTCCTCCGGTGGCAACAGCGCGCTCGCCGCCGACGCGCCCGTATCGGGCCGATTCGAAGGCGTCACGCTCAAGCTGCTGGTCAACCAGCCACACGTGACGTCGTTCCGCGACGTTCTGGCCCCGGCGTGGCAGGAGGCGACCGGCGGCACCCTCGATGTCACCGCGGCGCCCTACGACCAGCTCACCAGCAAGCAGATTCTCGACGTCCAAAGCGGGACCGGTGAATTCGACGTCTTCGACTACTTCTACTTCGGTCTCGGTGACCTCGTGGATGCCGATGCGCTCGTGGAGCTCACCGACTGGATCGACAACCGCCAGGGCGAACTGGACGTCAGCGGCTACCTGAAGTCGATCTACGATCCGTACACCCTGCTCGACGGCAAACGCTACGGCCTGCCCTACGACGGTGACATCCACATCCTGTTCTACAACGCCGAACTGTTCGACCGCTACAAGGTCGAACCTCCCACGACGTGGGACGAGTACGACGAGGTGGCCGCCAAGATCACCAAGGACGCACGCGGAACGGCGTACGGCGCGATCGTCTCCGGCCAGCAGGTGCCCATGATCCTGGGCTGCTCCTACATCAACCGGCTGACGGGCTACGGCGGAAACCTGTTCGACGAGAACGGGAAACCGGCACTGACGTCCGACGCCTCGATCGCGGCGCTCGAGCATCTCGTCGCGGTGACCCCCGCCGCTTTGCCCACCCCGCTGCAGATCGGTTTCGACCAGGCCAACACCGCGTTCCTCAGCGGGCAGGGCGCCATGCTGGACACCTGGACCGACATGGCCTTGCGCGCGGAAGATCCGACCGCATCGAAGATCGCGGGACGCTGGGGCGCGGTCTCACTGCCCGTAGGTGGCGCCAACACCACACCGCGAACGGCGCTCGATGCCGGCTTCGGCCTCGGGATCTCCACGGCGTCCGAGAACACCGACGCCGCTGCGGCATTCATCGCATGGGCCACCGCCGCCCCGCAGAACCTCGCCGTGTCCTCGACGGCCGGTGCGGGCATCGATCCGGTGCGCGGCGAGGTGCTCGACTCCGACGGCTACGCCAAGGTGGTCACCAATGCCGTCGCCCCGATCCGGCAGGGGCTGGGCGGTGACCCGCTGGTGTGGCCCAAGCAGGCCGGTGCGCCGAAGCTGTTGCAGGACCTCGTGGATCAGCTTGCGCTTGCCATCGCAGGCACGCAGACCGTCGAGCAGTCGCTGGAGCAGGCGCAGGCGAGCTGGGACAGCGCCTCGTCATGAGCAAGCGGGTTCCGCTGTGGTTGGCGGTACCGGCGATGGCGGGGCTCGCGCTGTTCCTGGTGTACCCGATGGGGTACCTGGTGGCCTTGGCGCTGACGAAATCGTCGTTGGCCAAACCGCTTCGCGGTTTCGTCGGAGGCGACAACTTCACCGCCGCGTTCGCCTCGCCCGCGTTCACGCCGTCTCTGGTGCGGTCATCGGTATTCGCCGTCGTCGCGGCGATCGTGACCACGACCCTGGGACTGGCCATCGCACTGTTGTTGCGCCAGAAGGGGTCCCGGTTCGGGATCATCGGTGCGCTGTTCTTGCTGCCGCTGGTCACCGCGCCGGTGCTGGTCGGGGTGGCGTGGAAACTGCTGCTGGCGCCGGTGGGCGGAGGTCTGGCAGGGGTCTTCGACAGTGTGGGCCTGCACGGCTTCAATCCACTGGGTTCGGGCACCGGTGCGTTCGTGGTGCTCCTGCTCATCCACATCTGGCAGTGGACACCGTTCGCCGTACTGATCGCGTTCGCTGCGCTCGGCGTCGTGCGCCCGGAACTCCTCGAGTCCGCACGGATCGACGGCGCCAACTCGTGGCGCACCTTCACGACGGTGACCTGGCCTGCGATCGCCCCGACGCTCCTGGCCGTGGTGCTGCTGGAACTCGTGATCGG
Coding sequences:
- a CDS encoding LysR family transcriptional regulator ArgP, yielding MQIDGQQLAAFAAVIELGSFDAAAARLHVTPSAVSQRIKALEQRVGQVLVVREKPCTATPAGVPLLRLAAQTALLESEALAEMGGGSSHRPRMALAVNADSMASWFTGVFRRLPDVLFDIRIEDQDLSARFVREGVVMGAVTTERTPVSGCRVHPLGAMRYKPVASAEYTARYLPDGFTREAVAAAPSLAWNRDDRLQDQLVRKVFRRDITRPVHFIPTAEGFGAAVRAGLGWGMYPEDLVDASFVPITEHHLDVPLFWQCWKLDSPLVQAITDAVLAASARLRGRRTAAEL
- a CDS encoding ABC transporter permease — its product is MGLIVPVALLVIWHLVAKSGAFSPSQLPPPGDVLEALGELLRRGDLWTHLQTSVSRVFAGYLAGAAVALVLGSLIGLSATVRRLFAPTVAALRTVPSLAWVPLLLLWFGIGETPKVTLVAIGAFFPIYTTTASALSHVDAQLLEVGRAYGRRGAALVTTVMLPAAAPALVNGLRLGLANAWLFLVAAELIASSKGLGFMLIDSQNTGRTDIMLLAIGLLAGLGKLTDSLFGIFEARLVRKRS
- a CDS encoding aliphatic sulfonate ABC transporter substrate-binding protein translates to MRIRHLATLLTAVALAATSAACSSEGSESSDKDIRLDYAYYNPLSLVVRDQKLLENQGYNVTWILSAGSNKANEGVRSNALDFGSTAGSAALVARANGTPLKVVDVYSQPEWTALVVAKDSPVKSVADLKGKKIAVTKGTDPYFFLLQALDANGLSASDVEIVNLQHADGKTALERGDVDAWSGLDPFMAQTVQEQGARLLYRNPEFNSYGVLNVREDFSAAHPDTVQAVVNSYEEARKWALEHPAELTTLLAQEAKISQSVAEEEMERTALDIDPVPGAAQKTVLEKIVPIAVADGDIKSEQAAQEALGTLLDPQFAQNAD
- a CDS encoding ABC transporter ATP-binding protein, which codes for MTSTDLAPARVSVRNVGRTFGTHTVLRDIDLEIEPGEVIALLGSSGSGKSTLLRLIAGLDLPTEGLIEIDGDAIRETDPRCAIVFQEPRLFPWRSLAGNVAYGLPRGTSRTEGAETVRHWLEVVGLQEFADHRPRQVSGGMAQRAGLARALARRPRVLLLDEPLAALDALTRLQMQMLLDKVQQEAGTTTILVTHDVEEAVILADRVLLLRADNDGTAGLAASFDVTIPKPRDRGDPRVIELRDLLLDELGVPRTAPEAT
- a CDS encoding OsmC family protein; translation: MAADRGPRTHRYEVEVTWTGNTGSGTSGYRAFERDHEVAGVGVTGKPVIAGSSDPAFRGKEQRWNPEELLVASLSQCHMLWYLALCAQAGIVVTAYRDRPAGTMTESSGGSGAFVDVTLHPEVTLADGSRREDAAALHEKAHEMCFIANSVNFPVRAEPEFIVD
- a CDS encoding ABC transporter substrate-binding protein; amino-acid sequence: MTSPAFTRRRALQLLGLAGGAAMLAPALAACGSSGGNSALAADAPVSGRFEGVTLKLLVNQPHVTSFRDVLAPAWQEATGGTLDVTAAPYDQLTSKQILDVQSGTGEFDVFDYFYFGLGDLVDADALVELTDWIDNRQGELDVSGYLKSIYDPYTLLDGKRYGLPYDGDIHILFYNAELFDRYKVEPPTTWDEYDEVAAKITKDARGTAYGAIVSGQQVPMILGCSYINRLTGYGGNLFDENGKPALTSDASIAALEHLVAVTPAALPTPLQIGFDQANTAFLSGQGAMLDTWTDMALRAEDPTASKIAGRWGAVSLPVGGANTTPRTALDAGFGLGISTASENTDAAAAFIAWATAAPQNLAVSSTAGAGIDPVRGEVLDSDGYAKVVTNAVAPIRQGLGGDPLVWPKQAGAPKLLQDLVDQLALAIAGTQTVEQSLEQAQASWDSASS
- a CDS encoding carbohydrate ABC transporter permease — translated: MSKRVPLWLAVPAMAGLALFLVYPMGYLVALALTKSSLAKPLRGFVGGDNFTAAFASPAFTPSLVRSSVFAVVAAIVTTTLGLAIALLLRQKGSRFGIIGALFLLPLVTAPVLVGVAWKLLLAPVGGGLAGVFDSVGLHGFNPLGSGTGAFVVLLLIHIWQWTPFAVLIAFAALGVVRPELLESARIDGANSWRTFTTVTWPAIAPTLLAVVLLELVIGYKVFDLIVVVTAGGPGFSTSLSPYVIYQTGLRGSFDMGTAAAQTLVFGLVVGAVSTVVTTLRARALKGDG